From the Gouania willdenowi chromosome 19, fGouWil2.1, whole genome shotgun sequence genome, one window contains:
- the LOC114481726 gene encoding 5-hydroxytryptamine receptor 3A-like isoform X1, which yields MMFIQILFLLFLSDEAYSEKMLCSYQDVLNYLNLTRNNELYTMTRPVKNYRHPTDVSLEVLLYAILDVVEKDQKFIPYVWTVTKWQNEYISWNPNQFCGIDNVSLPTEMLWKPDLTIEEMTERDRAPPSPYITINYKGDVEVQNDQVLVSTCRMHIYQFPFDIQRCNLTFKSAVHTIKDLRLHPSDNSSEATEWSRDLMRTQYEWLFINMTINSINASDSFGQDFVVYTITMKRKPILYIVNFLLPVLFFLCLDLSSFLISDSGGEKLSFKVTVLLAITVLQLILNEILPSSSNRIPLIAVYCIGIFALMLFSLLETILVMYLIEKDLASKRSQRDRNLREDGNRKSNNFNNCHRDLVELHGWTQSGCVYELSSVETQFELLPEAKEECSNKVAEEYLVLERLSDELKEIQRALSLLLRSRMEEDEPGFWAKMAEKINRVFLIIYVSVVCLFLVLVFSNWNN from the exons ATGATGTTCATCCAGATCCTCTTCCTGCTCTTCCTCTCAG ATGAGGCGTACTCTGAGAAGATGCTCTGCAGCTATCAGGATGTTTTAAATTACCTGAACCTTACCAGGAACAATGAGCTCTACACCATGACTCGGCCCGTTAAAAACTACAGACACCCCACGGATGTTTCCCTGGAGGTTCTGCTTTACGCCATCCTGGATGTG GTAGAAAAAGACCAGAAGTTCATTCCTTATGTCTGGACGGTCACA AAATGGCAGAATGAATACATTTCCTGGAATCCAAACCAGTTTTGTGGGATTGATAATGTTTCTCTTCCCACTGAGATGTTGTGGAAGCCAGATCTCACTATTGAGGAAAT gactgAGAGGGACAGAGCTCCACCCAGTCCTTACATCACCATCAATTACAAAGGCGATGTTGAAGTCCAGAACGACCAGGTTCTGGTCAGCACCTGCAGGATGCACATCTATCAGTTCCCCTTTGACATACAGCGCTGCAATCTCACCTTTAAATCGGCCGTTCACACAA TTAAGGACCTTCGTCTCCACCCAAGTGATAATTCCTCAGAAGCCACCGAATGGTCTCGAGATTTGATGCGGACCCAGTACGAGTGGCTCTTCATCAACATGACGATCAACTCCATCAATGCAAGCGATTCCTTCGGACAGGACTTTGTCGTTTACACT ATAACGATGAAGAGGAAGCCCATCCTCTACATCGTCAACTTCCTCCTGCCCGTgctcttcttcttgtgtttagATTTGAGCTCCTTCCTGATCTCAGACAGCGGAGGCGAGAAGCTCAGCTTTAAAGTGACAGTACTGCTCGCCATCACCGTGCTACAACTCATCCTGAACGAAATCCTGCCCTCCTCGTCCAACAGGATCCCACTTATCG CTGTTTACTGCATCGGGATATTTGCTCTGATGCTGTTCAGCCTGCTTGAGACCATCTTGGTGATGTATCTGATTGAAAAAGACTTGGCATCCAAGAGATCACAAAGAGACAGAAATCTGAGAGAGGACGGAAACAGGAAAAGCAACAACTTCAACAACTGCCACAGAG ATTTAGTAGAGCTTCATGGTTGGACTCAGAGTGGGTGCGTCTATGAACTGTCATCTGTTGAAACTCAGTTTGAACTCCTGCCTGAAGCCAAAGAG GAGTGCAGCAACAAAGTGGCAGAAGAATACCTGGTGCTGGAGAGGCTTTCAGATGAGCTGAAGGAGATTCAGAGAGCGTTAAGTTTGCTCCTCCGCAGCAGAATGGAAGAGGATGAACCAGGTTTCTGGGCAAAAATGGCTGAGAAGATAAACAGAGTTTTCCTCATCATCTACGTCAGCGTAGTCTGCCTGTTTTTAGTGCTTGTCTTTTCCAATTGGAACAATTGA
- the LOC114481726 gene encoding 5-hydroxytryptamine receptor 3A-like isoform X2, which yields MLCSYQDVLNYLNLTRNNELYTMTRPVKNYRHPTDVSLEVLLYAILDVVEKDQKFIPYVWTVTKWQNEYISWNPNQFCGIDNVSLPTEMLWKPDLTIEEMTERDRAPPSPYITINYKGDVEVQNDQVLVSTCRMHIYQFPFDIQRCNLTFKSAVHTIKDLRLHPSDNSSEATEWSRDLMRTQYEWLFINMTINSINASDSFGQDFVVYTITMKRKPILYIVNFLLPVLFFLCLDLSSFLISDSGGEKLSFKVTVLLAITVLQLILNEILPSSSNRIPLIAVYCIGIFALMLFSLLETILVMYLIEKDLASKRSQRDRNLREDGNRKSNNFNNCHRDLVELHGWTQSGCVYELSSVETQFELLPEAKEECSNKVAEEYLVLERLSDELKEIQRALSLLLRSRMEEDEPGFWAKMAEKINRVFLIIYVSVVCLFLVLVFSNWNN from the exons ATGCTCTGCAGCTATCAGGATGTTTTAAATTACCTGAACCTTACCAGGAACAATGAGCTCTACACCATGACTCGGCCCGTTAAAAACTACAGACACCCCACGGATGTTTCCCTGGAGGTTCTGCTTTACGCCATCCTGGATGTG GTAGAAAAAGACCAGAAGTTCATTCCTTATGTCTGGACGGTCACA AAATGGCAGAATGAATACATTTCCTGGAATCCAAACCAGTTTTGTGGGATTGATAATGTTTCTCTTCCCACTGAGATGTTGTGGAAGCCAGATCTCACTATTGAGGAAAT gactgAGAGGGACAGAGCTCCACCCAGTCCTTACATCACCATCAATTACAAAGGCGATGTTGAAGTCCAGAACGACCAGGTTCTGGTCAGCACCTGCAGGATGCACATCTATCAGTTCCCCTTTGACATACAGCGCTGCAATCTCACCTTTAAATCGGCCGTTCACACAA TTAAGGACCTTCGTCTCCACCCAAGTGATAATTCCTCAGAAGCCACCGAATGGTCTCGAGATTTGATGCGGACCCAGTACGAGTGGCTCTTCATCAACATGACGATCAACTCCATCAATGCAAGCGATTCCTTCGGACAGGACTTTGTCGTTTACACT ATAACGATGAAGAGGAAGCCCATCCTCTACATCGTCAACTTCCTCCTGCCCGTgctcttcttcttgtgtttagATTTGAGCTCCTTCCTGATCTCAGACAGCGGAGGCGAGAAGCTCAGCTTTAAAGTGACAGTACTGCTCGCCATCACCGTGCTACAACTCATCCTGAACGAAATCCTGCCCTCCTCGTCCAACAGGATCCCACTTATCG CTGTTTACTGCATCGGGATATTTGCTCTGATGCTGTTCAGCCTGCTTGAGACCATCTTGGTGATGTATCTGATTGAAAAAGACTTGGCATCCAAGAGATCACAAAGAGACAGAAATCTGAGAGAGGACGGAAACAGGAAAAGCAACAACTTCAACAACTGCCACAGAG ATTTAGTAGAGCTTCATGGTTGGACTCAGAGTGGGTGCGTCTATGAACTGTCATCTGTTGAAACTCAGTTTGAACTCCTGCCTGAAGCCAAAGAG GAGTGCAGCAACAAAGTGGCAGAAGAATACCTGGTGCTGGAGAGGCTTTCAGATGAGCTGAAGGAGATTCAGAGAGCGTTAAGTTTGCTCCTCCGCAGCAGAATGGAAGAGGATGAACCAGGTTTCTGGGCAAAAATGGCTGAGAAGATAAACAGAGTTTTCCTCATCATCTACGTCAGCGTAGTCTGCCTGTTTTTAGTGCTTGTCTTTTCCAATTGGAACAATTGA
- the LOC114481051 gene encoding 5-hydroxytryptamine receptor 3A-like isoform X3, which produces MKRVIFLLLVILAVAASSQICSYQDILDYLNLTTDNSVFRLTRPVLDHTRPTVVHLDVYLYAILSVIEKTQTFVPFVWCSMRWINERIKWDPAHFCGIDRVSIPHEMVWKPDLFIYEICLRIEKDDSPKSPYLFLYNDGSIFKEEGLRIVSACNMDVHKFPFDTQKCNISIGSTLHCMDELLLQPFSNSSRATQFSKELIRIHGEWEFLHLLVSKSNLSYHDRLWDQLVYTVTMRRKPLLHVLNFLLPVLFFLTLDLASFFIADHRGEKLGFKITVLLAISVLLLILNDILPSMSSRTPLIATYCIVIFGLMLLSVLVTILVTYLLEKDAENLQRESWVDGDNTVKADNTKEEEQEHTLCSCISEASDAEKQHELVPISEEVSSSIQTGETHVLLLILDELKEMQKTLRVHHSCRSKGKYAMWAARINGAFFFLYVITVSLFLPLLYMEWTSETQ; this is translated from the exons ATGAAACGTGTGATTTTTCTCCTCCTCGTCATCCTGGCAG TTGCAGCCTCCAGTCAGATCTGCAGCTACCAGGACATCCTGGATTATCTGAATCTGACCACAGACAACAGTGTGTTCAGACTGACGCGGCCCGTCCTGGATCACACTCGGCCCACCGTAGTCCACCTGGACGTGTATCTTTATGCTATCTTGTCAGTG ATAGAGAAAACACAAACTTTCGTTCCTTTTGTCTGGTGTTCAATG agGTGGATCAACGAACGTATTAAATGGGATCCCGCTCACTTCTGTGGAATCGATCGAGTTTCAATTCCTCATGAGATGGTTTGGAAACCAGATCTCTTCATTTATGAGAT atgccTCAGGATAGAAAAAGACGATTCTCCTAAGAGCCCCTACCTGTTTCTGTACAACGATGGGAGCATCTTCAAAGAAGAAGGCCTGAGGATCGTCAGCGCCTGCAACATGGACGTCCACAAGTTTCCCTTCGACACTCAGAAATGCAACATCTCCATCGGTTCCACGCTGCACTGCA tggatgaactgctgctccAACCTTTCTCCAACTCGTCTCGGGCCACGCAGTTTTCCAAGGAATTAATAAGGATTCATGGCGAGTGGGAATTTCTGCATCTGCTTGTCAGCAAAAGCAACTTGAGCTACCACGACAGATTGTGGGACCAGCTTGTGTACACT GTCACCATGAGGCGAAAGCCGCTCCTCCACGTCTTGAACTTCCTGCTGcccgtcctcttcttcctgaCTCTGGACCTGGCCTCCTTCTTCATCGCCGACCATCGCGGAGAGAAGCTGGGCTTTAAGATCACGGTGCTGCTGGCCATCTCCGTCCTCCTGTTAATCCTCAACGACATCCTGCCAAGCATGTCCAGTAGGACTCCACTCATCG CCACCTACTGCATAGTGATTTTTGGTCTGATGCTCCTGAGTGTGCTAGTCACAATCTTAGTGACTTATCTGTTGGAAAAAGACGCTGAAAACCTGCAGAGGGAAAGCTGGGTGGATGGAGACAACACAGTTAAAGCAGACAACACGAAAGAGG aagaacaagaacacacTCTTTGCTCCTGCATCTCCGAAGCATCGGATGCTGAGAAACAGCATGAGCTGGTCCCCATCAGTGAAGAG GTCAGCAGCAGCATCCAAACAGGAGAGACTCACGTGTTGCTGTTGATCCTGGATGAACTGAAGGAGATGCAGAAAACTTTAAGGGTGCACCACAGCTGCAGATCAAAGGGGAAGTATGCAATGTGGGCCGCAAGAATCAACGGAGCCTTCTTCTTCCTCTACGTCATCACTGTGTCGCTCTTCCTGCCTTTGCTCTACATGGAGTGGACAAGCGAAACACAATAG
- the LOC114481051 gene encoding 5-hydroxytryptamine receptor 3A-like isoform X4, producing MKRVIFLLLVILAVAASSQICSYQDILDYLNLTTDNSVFRLTRPVLDHTRPTVVHLDVYLYAILSVIEKTQTFVPFVWCSMRWINERIKWDPAHFCGIDRVSIPHEMVWKPDLFIYEMIEKDDSPKSPYLFLYNDGSIFKEEGLRIVSACNMDVHKFPFDTQKCNISIGSTLHCMDELLLQPFSNSSRATQFSKELIRIHGEWEFLHLLVSKSNLSYHDRLWDQLVYTVTMRRKPLLHVLNFLLPVLFFLTLDLASFFIADHRGEKLGFKITVLLAISVLLLILNDILPSMSSRTPLIATYCIVIFGLMLLSVLVTILVTYLLEKDAENLQRESWVDGDNTVKADNTKEEEQEHTLCSCISEASDAEKQHELVPISEEVSSSIQTGETHVLLLILDELKEMQKTLRVHHSCRSKGKYAMWAARINGAFFFLYVITVSLFLPLLYMEWTSETQ from the exons ATGAAACGTGTGATTTTTCTCCTCCTCGTCATCCTGGCAG TTGCAGCCTCCAGTCAGATCTGCAGCTACCAGGACATCCTGGATTATCTGAATCTGACCACAGACAACAGTGTGTTCAGACTGACGCGGCCCGTCCTGGATCACACTCGGCCCACCGTAGTCCACCTGGACGTGTATCTTTATGCTATCTTGTCAGTG ATAGAGAAAACACAAACTTTCGTTCCTTTTGTCTGGTGTTCAATG agGTGGATCAACGAACGTATTAAATGGGATCCCGCTCACTTCTGTGGAATCGATCGAGTTTCAATTCCTCATGAGATGGTTTGGAAACCAGATCTCTTCATTTATGAGAT GATAGAAAAAGACGATTCTCCTAAGAGCCCCTACCTGTTTCTGTACAACGATGGGAGCATCTTCAAAGAAGAAGGCCTGAGGATCGTCAGCGCCTGCAACATGGACGTCCACAAGTTTCCCTTCGACACTCAGAAATGCAACATCTCCATCGGTTCCACGCTGCACTGCA tggatgaactgctgctccAACCTTTCTCCAACTCGTCTCGGGCCACGCAGTTTTCCAAGGAATTAATAAGGATTCATGGCGAGTGGGAATTTCTGCATCTGCTTGTCAGCAAAAGCAACTTGAGCTACCACGACAGATTGTGGGACCAGCTTGTGTACACT GTCACCATGAGGCGAAAGCCGCTCCTCCACGTCTTGAACTTCCTGCTGcccgtcctcttcttcctgaCTCTGGACCTGGCCTCCTTCTTCATCGCCGACCATCGCGGAGAGAAGCTGGGCTTTAAGATCACGGTGCTGCTGGCCATCTCCGTCCTCCTGTTAATCCTCAACGACATCCTGCCAAGCATGTCCAGTAGGACTCCACTCATCG CCACCTACTGCATAGTGATTTTTGGTCTGATGCTCCTGAGTGTGCTAGTCACAATCTTAGTGACTTATCTGTTGGAAAAAGACGCTGAAAACCTGCAGAGGGAAAGCTGGGTGGATGGAGACAACACAGTTAAAGCAGACAACACGAAAGAGG aagaacaagaacacacTCTTTGCTCCTGCATCTCCGAAGCATCGGATGCTGAGAAACAGCATGAGCTGGTCCCCATCAGTGAAGAG GTCAGCAGCAGCATCCAAACAGGAGAGACTCACGTGTTGCTGTTGATCCTGGATGAACTGAAGGAGATGCAGAAAACTTTAAGGGTGCACCACAGCTGCAGATCAAAGGGGAAGTATGCAATGTGGGCCGCAAGAATCAACGGAGCCTTCTTCTTCCTCTACGTCATCACTGTGTCGCTCTTCCTGCCTTTGCTCTACATGGAGTGGACAAGCGAAACACAATAG
- the LOC114481051 gene encoding 5-hydroxytryptamine receptor 3E-like isoform X2, with the protein MKRVIFLLLVILAVAASSQICSYQDILDYLNLTTDNSVFRLTRPVLDHTRPTVVHLDVYLYAILSVIEKTQTFVPFVWCSMRWINERIKWDPAHFCGIDRVSIPHEMVWKPDLFIYEMIEKDDSPKSPYLFLYNDGSIFKEEGLRIVSACNMDVHKFPFDTQKCNISIGSTLHCSEGLKCLKRTNKKLYHVFSFFLSLILSPPSTVDELLLQPFSNSSRATQFSKELIRIHGEWEFLHLLVSKSNLSYHDRLWDQLVYTVTMRRKPLLHVLNFLLPVLFFLTLDLASFFIADHRGEKLGFKITVLLAISVLLLILNDILPSMSSRTPLIATYCIVIFGLMLLSVLVTILVTYLLEKDAENLQRESWVDGDNTVKADNTKEEEQEHTLCSCISEASDAEKQHELVPISEEVSSSIQTGETHVLLLILDELKEMQKTLRVHHSCRSKGKYAMWAARINGAFFFLYVITVSLFLPLLYMEWTSETQ; encoded by the exons ATGAAACGTGTGATTTTTCTCCTCCTCGTCATCCTGGCAG TTGCAGCCTCCAGTCAGATCTGCAGCTACCAGGACATCCTGGATTATCTGAATCTGACCACAGACAACAGTGTGTTCAGACTGACGCGGCCCGTCCTGGATCACACTCGGCCCACCGTAGTCCACCTGGACGTGTATCTTTATGCTATCTTGTCAGTG ATAGAGAAAACACAAACTTTCGTTCCTTTTGTCTGGTGTTCAATG agGTGGATCAACGAACGTATTAAATGGGATCCCGCTCACTTCTGTGGAATCGATCGAGTTTCAATTCCTCATGAGATGGTTTGGAAACCAGATCTCTTCATTTATGAGAT GATAGAAAAAGACGATTCTCCTAAGAGCCCCTACCTGTTTCTGTACAACGATGGGAGCATCTTCAAAGAAGAAGGCCTGAGGATCGTCAGCGCCTGCAACATGGACGTCCACAAGTTTCCCTTCGACACTCAGAAATGCAACATCTCCATCGGTTCCACGCTGCACTGCAGTGAGGGATTGAAGTGCcttaaaagaacaaataaaaaactgtatcatgtcttttctttctttctttcattaatTCTTTCTCCTCCCTCCACAGtggatgaactgctgctccAACCTTTCTCCAACTCGTCTCGGGCCACGCAGTTTTCCAAGGAATTAATAAGGATTCATGGCGAGTGGGAATTTCTGCATCTGCTTGTCAGCAAAAGCAACTTGAGCTACCACGACAGATTGTGGGACCAGCTTGTGTACACT GTCACCATGAGGCGAAAGCCGCTCCTCCACGTCTTGAACTTCCTGCTGcccgtcctcttcttcctgaCTCTGGACCTGGCCTCCTTCTTCATCGCCGACCATCGCGGAGAGAAGCTGGGCTTTAAGATCACGGTGCTGCTGGCCATCTCCGTCCTCCTGTTAATCCTCAACGACATCCTGCCAAGCATGTCCAGTAGGACTCCACTCATCG CCACCTACTGCATAGTGATTTTTGGTCTGATGCTCCTGAGTGTGCTAGTCACAATCTTAGTGACTTATCTGTTGGAAAAAGACGCTGAAAACCTGCAGAGGGAAAGCTGGGTGGATGGAGACAACACAGTTAAAGCAGACAACACGAAAGAGG aagaacaagaacacacTCTTTGCTCCTGCATCTCCGAAGCATCGGATGCTGAGAAACAGCATGAGCTGGTCCCCATCAGTGAAGAG GTCAGCAGCAGCATCCAAACAGGAGAGACTCACGTGTTGCTGTTGATCCTGGATGAACTGAAGGAGATGCAGAAAACTTTAAGGGTGCACCACAGCTGCAGATCAAAGGGGAAGTATGCAATGTGGGCCGCAAGAATCAACGGAGCCTTCTTCTTCCTCTACGTCATCACTGTGTCGCTCTTCCTGCCTTTGCTCTACATGGAGTGGACAAGCGAAACACAATAG
- the LOC114481051 gene encoding 5-hydroxytryptamine receptor 3E-like isoform X1 — translation MKRVIFLLLVILAVAASSQICSYQDILDYLNLTTDNSVFRLTRPVLDHTRPTVVHLDVYLYAILSVIEKTQTFVPFVWCSMRWINERIKWDPAHFCGIDRVSIPHEMVWKPDLFIYEICLRIEKDDSPKSPYLFLYNDGSIFKEEGLRIVSACNMDVHKFPFDTQKCNISIGSTLHCSEGLKCLKRTNKKLYHVFSFFLSLILSPPSTVDELLLQPFSNSSRATQFSKELIRIHGEWEFLHLLVSKSNLSYHDRLWDQLVYTVTMRRKPLLHVLNFLLPVLFFLTLDLASFFIADHRGEKLGFKITVLLAISVLLLILNDILPSMSSRTPLIATYCIVIFGLMLLSVLVTILVTYLLEKDAENLQRESWVDGDNTVKADNTKEEEQEHTLCSCISEASDAEKQHELVPISEEVSSSIQTGETHVLLLILDELKEMQKTLRVHHSCRSKGKYAMWAARINGAFFFLYVITVSLFLPLLYMEWTSETQ, via the exons ATGAAACGTGTGATTTTTCTCCTCCTCGTCATCCTGGCAG TTGCAGCCTCCAGTCAGATCTGCAGCTACCAGGACATCCTGGATTATCTGAATCTGACCACAGACAACAGTGTGTTCAGACTGACGCGGCCCGTCCTGGATCACACTCGGCCCACCGTAGTCCACCTGGACGTGTATCTTTATGCTATCTTGTCAGTG ATAGAGAAAACACAAACTTTCGTTCCTTTTGTCTGGTGTTCAATG agGTGGATCAACGAACGTATTAAATGGGATCCCGCTCACTTCTGTGGAATCGATCGAGTTTCAATTCCTCATGAGATGGTTTGGAAACCAGATCTCTTCATTTATGAGAT atgccTCAGGATAGAAAAAGACGATTCTCCTAAGAGCCCCTACCTGTTTCTGTACAACGATGGGAGCATCTTCAAAGAAGAAGGCCTGAGGATCGTCAGCGCCTGCAACATGGACGTCCACAAGTTTCCCTTCGACACTCAGAAATGCAACATCTCCATCGGTTCCACGCTGCACTGCAGTGAGGGATTGAAGTGCcttaaaagaacaaataaaaaactgtatcatgtcttttctttctttctttcattaatTCTTTCTCCTCCCTCCACAGtggatgaactgctgctccAACCTTTCTCCAACTCGTCTCGGGCCACGCAGTTTTCCAAGGAATTAATAAGGATTCATGGCGAGTGGGAATTTCTGCATCTGCTTGTCAGCAAAAGCAACTTGAGCTACCACGACAGATTGTGGGACCAGCTTGTGTACACT GTCACCATGAGGCGAAAGCCGCTCCTCCACGTCTTGAACTTCCTGCTGcccgtcctcttcttcctgaCTCTGGACCTGGCCTCCTTCTTCATCGCCGACCATCGCGGAGAGAAGCTGGGCTTTAAGATCACGGTGCTGCTGGCCATCTCCGTCCTCCTGTTAATCCTCAACGACATCCTGCCAAGCATGTCCAGTAGGACTCCACTCATCG CCACCTACTGCATAGTGATTTTTGGTCTGATGCTCCTGAGTGTGCTAGTCACAATCTTAGTGACTTATCTGTTGGAAAAAGACGCTGAAAACCTGCAGAGGGAAAGCTGGGTGGATGGAGACAACACAGTTAAAGCAGACAACACGAAAGAGG aagaacaagaacacacTCTTTGCTCCTGCATCTCCGAAGCATCGGATGCTGAGAAACAGCATGAGCTGGTCCCCATCAGTGAAGAG GTCAGCAGCAGCATCCAAACAGGAGAGACTCACGTGTTGCTGTTGATCCTGGATGAACTGAAGGAGATGCAGAAAACTTTAAGGGTGCACCACAGCTGCAGATCAAAGGGGAAGTATGCAATGTGGGCCGCAAGAATCAACGGAGCCTTCTTCTTCCTCTACGTCATCACTGTGTCGCTCTTCCTGCCTTTGCTCTACATGGAGTGGACAAGCGAAACACAATAG